A region from the Indicator indicator isolate 239-I01 chromosome 4, UM_Iind_1.1, whole genome shotgun sequence genome encodes:
- the LOC128981679 gene encoding photoreceptor outer segment membrane glycoprotein 2: MAVLKVKFTKTRRDKLAQMLWILNWVSVVSGVILFSLGLFLKIEIKKRNEVMAKGDINSVPNMLISVGVIACIINFLGGKICYDCSDANKFSRWKLVMLPYIVCTFCFTFSILVGALMCYTMRNELEESLYLGLRDAIKFYKDTDIPGRCFLKKTVDMLQIGFRCCGNNGFRDWFEIQWVSARYLNMASKEVVDRLKSNVDGKFLVDGVPFSCCNPSSPRPCIQYQLTNNSAHYNYDFLTEELNIWMKGCREALLDYYTAIMRSIGIAALLIWLFELSVLIGVRYLQTAMKNVLLLGDLEGESDGWLLENSFVETAKYNINIIKNLGKANQISTVSGVNDPNIDVQNTNCGKNNITTKSIPAGS, translated from the exons ATGGCTGTCCTCAAAGTAAAATTCACCAAAACTAGGAGGGACAAATTGGCCCAGATGTTATGGATCCTCAACTGGGTTTCTGTAGTGAGCGGGGTCATTCTCTTCAGCCTTGGCCTCTTTCTGAAAATAGAGATCAAGAAGCGCAATGAAGTGATGGCAAAAGGGGACATTAACTCCGTCCCCAACATGCTGATCTCTGTAGGGGTCATAGCATGTATCATCAACTTTCTGGGTGGCAAAATCTGCTATGACTGCTCAGATGCCAACAAGTTCTCTCGATGGAAATTAGTCATGCTCCCATACATTGTATGTACCTTCTGCTTTACCTTCTCCATACTGGTGGGTGCTCTCATGTGTTATACCATGAGGAACGAGCTGGAAGAGTCTCTCTACCTAGGACTGAGGGATGCTATTAAGTTCTATAAGGACACAGACATACCTGGACGATGTTTCTTAAAGAAAACAGTGGATATGTTACAAATTGGATTCCGATGCTGTGGAAACAATGGCTTTAGAGACTGGTTTGAGATTCAGTGGGTATCTGCTCGGTATCTGAATATGGCTTccaaggaagttgtgga ccgTCTAAAGAGCAACGTTGATGGGAAGTTCTTGGTGGATGGAGtacccttcagctgctgcaaccCAAGCTCCCCACGGCCTTGTATCCAGTACCAGCTGACAAACAACAGTGCTCACTACAACTATGACTTTCTGACAGAGGAGCTCAATATCTGGATGAAGGGGTGCAGAGAGGCCCTGCTGGATTACTACACAGCTATTATGAGATCCATCGGTATTGCAGCACTGCTTATTTGGTTGTTTGAG CTCTCTGTACTCATTGGTGTCCGGTACCTACAAACAGCAATGAAGAATGTCCTTCTGCTAGGAGATTTGGAGGGTGAATCAGATGGATGGTTACTAGAAAACAGCTTTGTGGAAACTGCCAAATACAACATCAACATCATTAAGAACCTCGGCAAAGCCAACCAGATATCCACTGTCTCAGGCGTGAATGACCCCAACATTGATGTTCAAAACACAAACTGTGGAAAAAACAATATTACAACAAAATCTATCCCAGCAGGTAGCTAG